One Candidatus Omnitrophota bacterium DNA window includes the following coding sequences:
- a CDS encoding DUF748 domain-containing protein — MKLITWILLAAVLLFVSLVYGVHIYLNIQGRSLLVDKLQEFLKREITVRSVKTRLPFDLVVKDLEIKGVAKFDKIIASGGVFDMLSGNIKLSQLVIRHAVIDIAKPLKEIPKVENPDNAAEVIEPVADAAPAAPAPVPVETTQETVKIPPIILKRVIITDSSINFIDPNIGEQGIKVAIKDINARIDNINLPVNGSQVTSFEFKGNIPWENIAETGKVILAGWIDLYKKNVDASLKVEDIDGVYLYPYYSSWVDLDKSHIDKAKLNFTSDIQGLNNDVIADCHLELTRIDFKPRKEEEAQHRAEKITKVVLDIFKSLNQGKVILDFKFKTKMDSPELGLAPIIKLALQDKIKQARKGSQLKPESVITVPGNIVKGTMTTAGELTRSLIDTVFGVGNGLKKAFENSFKKEDNVPVTNQTD; from the coding sequence ATGAAGCTTATTACATGGATATTACTCGCAGCAGTCCTGCTATTTGTCAGTCTGGTATATGGGGTCCATATATACCTCAATATCCAGGGGCGTTCCTTACTGGTTGATAAACTGCAGGAGTTCCTTAAGCGGGAGATAACTGTCCGTAGTGTTAAAACCCGGCTGCCGTTTGATCTGGTAGTAAAGGACCTGGAGATTAAAGGCGTCGCTAAATTTGATAAGATTATCGCTTCGGGCGGGGTTTTTGATATGTTAAGCGGCAATATTAAGTTATCCCAGTTGGTGATCAGGCACGCGGTTATCGATATAGCAAAACCTTTGAAAGAAATTCCCAAGGTTGAGAATCCCGATAACGCTGCTGAGGTTATTGAGCCTGTTGCTGATGCTGCTCCGGCTGCCCCTGCGCCTGTCCCGGTTGAAACCACGCAGGAAACAGTTAAAATACCTCCGATCATTTTGAAACGGGTGATAATAACGGACAGCAGTATAAACTTTATTGACCCGAATATAGGTGAGCAGGGCATAAAAGTCGCGATAAAGGATATAAACGCCCGCATAGATAATATCAATCTTCCGGTCAACGGATCCCAGGTTACTTCTTTTGAATTTAAAGGCAATATCCCCTGGGAGAATATCGCTGAAACAGGAAAGGTCATCCTGGCGGGCTGGATCGACCTGTATAAGAAGAATGTCGATGCCAGCTTGAAGGTCGAAGATATAGACGGCGTTTATCTGTATCCCTATTATTCCAGCTGGGTGGACCTGGATAAATCGCATATTGACAAGGCGAAACTTAATTTTACCAGCGATATCCAGGGTTTGAATAATGATGTTATCGCAGATTGCCATCTGGAACTGACCAGGATAGATTTCAAGCCGCGCAAGGAGGAAGAAGCGCAGCACAGGGCGGAAAAGATCACCAAGGTCGTCCTGGATATATTTAAATCATTGAACCAGGGTAAGGTTATCCTGGATTTTAAATTCAAGACCAAGATGGACAGCCCGGAATTGGGCTTGGCGCCGATAATAAAACTTGCGCTTCAGGATAAGATCAAACAGGCGCGCAAAGGCAGCCAGCTCAAGCCGGAATCGGTCATTACCGTGCCTGGGAATATAGTCAAAGGTACAATGACCACAGCGGGGGAATTGACCAGGTCTCTTATCGATACTGTATTCGGTGTCGGCAACGGCCTGAAAAAAGCATTTGAAAATTCCTTTAAAAAAGAGGATAATGTTCCAGTAACAAATCAGACGGATTAA
- the rdgB gene encoding RdgB/HAM1 family non-canonical purine NTP pyrophosphatase → MVATKNRKKLEEIKEILGKLDLRIISLADCEKPPVIVENGKTFRENAVKKAVKIARFTGKLTMGEDSGLCVNAIGGEPGVHSARFAGRSKSDENNNAKLLRLLDGLKLRERKAYYACAVALADKNGLIRVVEGRCNGVIDYSPKGDFGFGYDPIFRIPEYKKTFAQLGPVIKHKMSHRFKALEKVRAVLKKYIEKQNQS, encoded by the coding sequence ATGGTAGCGACCAAAAACCGCAAGAAGCTGGAAGAAATAAAGGAAATCCTCGGGAAGCTGGATCTCAGGATAATCTCTTTGGCTGATTGTGAGAAGCCTCCGGTGATAGTGGAGAACGGGAAGACCTTTAGGGAAAATGCCGTGAAAAAAGCGGTTAAGATCGCCCGATTCACCGGGAAGCTGACTATGGGCGAGGATTCCGGGCTTTGCGTTAACGCTATCGGAGGGGAGCCGGGAGTTCATTCCGCGCGTTTTGCCGGCAGGTCGAAAAGCGATGAAAATAACAACGCCAAACTTTTGCGATTGCTGGACGGGCTTAAGTTGAGGGAAAGAAAGGCGTATTACGCCTGCGCGGTAGCCTTGGCGGACAAGAACGGGTTGATCAGGGTAGTAGAAGGAAGATGCAACGGTGTGATAGATTATTCACCCAAAGGCGATTTTGGTTTTGGATACGACCCTATCTTCCGGATACCTGAATACAAGAAGACCTTCGCTCAGCTCGGTCCGGTAATAAAACATAAAATGAGCCACCGTTTTAAGGCCCTGGAAAAAGTCCGGGCAGTCCTCAAGAAATATATTGAGAAGCAAAACCAGAGTTGA